The following are encoded in a window of Syntrophales bacterium genomic DNA:
- a CDS encoding nickel-dependent lactate racemase, with amino-acid sequence MEAGLDAHKTVLVPSRLWYENEERALAFPERWDVDNLTSPGFDKPGLTPAQIKTKISQPLEGETLEELARGKKQAVIVFDDMTRPTPVREVAPFVLEALHKAGLQKEQIRFIWALGSHGAYDMTNARKKLGDYIVENYAVYNHDPFQNTVRAGRTPTGVEVWFNREFMNCDLKIGIGCVTTHVHVGFSGGGKIVFPGVAGLESINQFHNQLYRDQSRTGLGNFDNNI; translated from the coding sequence ATGGAAGCTGGGCTTGATGCTCATAAGACCGTTCTGGTCCCCTCGCGTCTCTGGTACGAAAATGAAGAAAGGGCGCTCGCCTTTCCCGAGCGCTGGGATGTTGACAATTTGACCTCCCCCGGCTTTGACAAGCCGGGGCTCACGCCGGCTCAAATAAAGACAAAGATATCTCAACCGCTGGAGGGCGAAACTCTCGAAGAGCTGGCCCGCGGGAAAAAACAGGCCGTCATTGTGTTTGACGATATGACCCGCCCCACCCCGGTCAGGGAAGTGGCTCCCTTTGTTCTCGAAGCCCTGCACAAGGCCGGCTTGCAGAAGGAGCAGATCCGTTTCATCTGGGCGCTGGGAAGTCACGGCGCCTACGATATGACGAACGCCCGGAAGAAGTTGGGGGACTACATCGTCGAGAACTATGCGGTTTACAACCACGATCCCTTTCAGAACACCGTCCGGGCGGGAAGAACGCCCACCGGGGTGGAGGTCTGGTTCAACCGGGAATTCATGAACTGCGACCTGAAGATCGGTATCGGGTGCGTAACTACCCATGTTCACGTGGGATTCAGCGGCGGCGGGAAGATAGTCTTTCCTGGCGTGGCGGGGCTCGAATCGATCAACCAGTTTCATAATCAGCTCTACCGGGATCAGAGCCGTACCGGTCTCGGCAATTTCGATAATAATATCA